Proteins from a single region of Sphingomonas sp.:
- a CDS encoding peptidylprolyl isomerase codes for MRFLALILALFLIANSAPQAPGIVRVRLVTSAGSIVLALDARRAPKTVANFLAYVDDGRLDDTEFYRATRRKSDPRFGFIQGGIAQDARRMLPPLPLEPTSQTGITHQDGTISMAHGINADAANANFSIMVGPNPGLDAKPGNRGYAAFGRVIAGMDVVKRILALPTGGGRDAMKGQMILAPVKILRAERLDGVAKPSGRPKPWLIAR; via the coding sequence ATGCGTTTCCTTGCCCTGATTCTCGCACTGTTCCTGATTGCCAACAGCGCCCCGCAAGCGCCCGGCATCGTCCGTGTCCGCCTCGTCACTTCGGCGGGATCGATCGTGCTCGCGCTCGACGCCAGGCGCGCGCCGAAGACGGTCGCCAACTTCCTCGCCTATGTCGATGACGGGCGACTCGACGACACGGAATTCTACCGGGCGACACGGCGCAAATCCGATCCGCGCTTCGGCTTCATCCAGGGCGGGATCGCGCAGGACGCACGGCGGATGCTGCCGCCGCTGCCGCTCGAGCCGACGAGCCAGACCGGGATCACCCATCAGGACGGCACGATTTCGATGGCGCACGGCATCAATGCCGATGCCGCCAACGCCAATTTCTCGATCATGGTCGGCCCCAATCCGGGGCTCGACGCCAAGCCCGGCAATCGCGGTTATGCCGCGTTCGGGCGGGTGATCGCGGGAATGGACGTGGTCAAGCGCATCCTCGCGCTGCCGACCGGCGGCGGGCGCGACGCGATGAAGGGGCAGATGATCCTGGCGCCGGTCAAGATCCTCCGCGCGGAGCGGCTCGACGGGGTCGCCAAGCCGAGCGGTCGTCCCAAGCCATGGCTGATCGCGCGCTGA
- the dacB gene encoding D-alanyl-D-alanine carboxypeptidase/D-alanyl-D-alanine-endopeptidase, translated as MKHALFLVLALAAATPATAQDLRAQVQAKLGEAATGTRFGLVVATEDGTEILAIDPDGRYIPASNTKMFSTAVAFATLGDLNQLDEIGGNEVRIEGRDVVLAGNGDARMSSAADCKIDCLATLADAVAAKTKRVRDVIGDDTLFPDQRWSPGMSWNNIPTRSGTGVSALTLDENEVGLTVAPGEVGKPAVVTVESPYYTIDNRTQTVAGAESKIGYDRLPFERLVRVTGTIGKDARPDLSRMGIDDPAHYAAWRLKALLEARGVRVKGEVRVRHRPLMPEDNGPSTRTDPMRMVRADFVPIAQLIPPPLAEDMKTINKISQNLHAELTLRRVSGWLGSGSIANGVAEIEKMLAQAGVARTAWDLSDGSGMSTYNRVAPRGVVKFLRWIAMQPWGAQWRDTLPIGGVDGTLRNRFKGTPLEGKIFAKTGTLNATNAVAGYMIAASGKTLTFAFYANDIPSDASSSRIMDAALNIVAAAN; from the coding sequence ATGAAACACGCGCTCTTCCTCGTGCTGGCGCTCGCCGCCGCTACCCCCGCCACCGCGCAGGATCTGCGCGCGCAGGTCCAGGCCAAGCTTGGTGAGGCGGCGACAGGCACGCGCTTCGGGCTGGTGGTGGCGACCGAGGACGGCACCGAGATTCTCGCGATCGATCCCGACGGGCGTTATATTCCGGCGTCGAACACCAAGATGTTCTCGACGGCGGTCGCCTTTGCGACGCTGGGCGATCTCAACCAGCTCGACGAGATCGGCGGCAACGAGGTGCGGATCGAGGGGCGCGATGTCGTGCTGGCTGGCAATGGCGATGCGCGGATGTCGAGCGCGGCGGATTGCAAGATCGACTGTCTTGCGACGCTGGCCGATGCTGTGGCGGCGAAGACCAAGCGGGTGCGTGACGTGATTGGCGACGACACGCTGTTCCCCGACCAGCGCTGGAGCCCCGGCATGAGCTGGAATAACATCCCGACGCGATCGGGGACCGGCGTCTCGGCGCTGACGCTCGACGAGAATGAGGTTGGGCTGACCGTAGCGCCGGGCGAGGTTGGCAAGCCGGCGGTGGTGACCGTGGAATCCCCTTATTACACGATCGACAATCGCACCCAGACCGTTGCGGGCGCGGAAAGCAAGATCGGCTATGACCGGTTGCCGTTTGAGCGGCTGGTGCGGGTGACGGGCACGATCGGCAAGGATGCCAGGCCCGATCTGTCGCGGATGGGGATCGACGATCCCGCGCACTATGCGGCGTGGCGGCTCAAGGCATTGCTCGAAGCGCGCGGCGTCAGGGTGAAGGGCGAGGTGCGCGTGCGCCATCGTCCGCTGATGCCGGAGGATAACGGGCCGAGCACTCGCACCGATCCGATGCGAATGGTGCGTGCCGATTTCGTGCCGATCGCGCAACTGATTCCGCCGCCGCTGGCCGAGGACATGAAGACAATCAACAAGATCAGCCAGAATCTGCATGCCGAGCTGACACTCCGCCGGGTCTCGGGCTGGCTGGGCAGCGGATCAATCGCCAATGGTGTGGCCGAGATCGAGAAGATGCTGGCGCAGGCCGGTGTTGCCCGCACTGCCTGGGACCTGTCCGACGGATCGGGCATGTCGACCTACAATCGTGTTGCGCCGCGCGGAGTAGTCAAGTTCCTGCGCTGGATCGCCATGCAGCCCTGGGGGGCGCAGTGGCGCGATACGCTGCCAATCGGCGGAGTCGATGGCACGCTCAGGAACCGTTTCAAGGGGACGCCGCTGGAGGGCAAGATCTTCGCCAAGACCGGCACGCTCAACGCCACCAACGCGGTGGCCGGCTATATGATCGCGGCGAGCGGCAAGACGCTGACCTTCGCCTTCTACGCCAACGATATCCCATCGGACGCTTCATCGAGCAGGATCATGGACGCGGCGCTGAATATCGTGGCGGCGGCGAACTGA
- a CDS encoding serine hydrolase domain-containing protein: protein MIEQAFAPAAEAIAAGRIPGAALGVVRADGQRWSTHAGLAARLPEPEPLTADHWFDLASVSKVIFTTTAILQLADEGRLDLDRPVTDAIPDWRQYDVAGAAERKLTFRDLIAHRTFFPAVEPIYTYGDDPARLRAFVLQREWRHGPPVYSDINFIVLGIAIERITGKSLRAWPLGKGLTFGPPPGPAVATEYCSWRGRILKGEVHDENCFALGGDTGHAGLFGTVAGVLDFAQGLLNGTGASAAMLEAIRTPQYDHRTCGWERKFPGWSGGQACSAETIGHTGFTGTGLWIDFERGLAWTLLTNRVHPTRHFDSGIFQLRPATGDAVIAAFDAA from the coding sequence GTGATCGAACAAGCCTTCGCCCCCGCCGCCGAGGCGATCGCGGCGGGCCGCATCCCCGGCGCCGCGCTGGGCGTGGTCCGTGCCGACGGCCAGCGCTGGAGCACCCATGCCGGGCTCGCCGCCCGGCTTCCCGAGCCCGAACCGCTCACCGCCGATCACTGGTTCGATCTCGCCTCGGTGTCGAAAGTGATCTTCACCACCACCGCCATCCTCCAGCTGGCCGACGAGGGCAGGCTCGATCTCGACCGCCCTGTCACCGACGCGATCCCGGATTGGCGGCAATATGATGTCGCGGGCGCCGCCGAGCGCAAGCTCACCTTCCGCGACCTGATCGCCCACCGCACCTTCTTCCCCGCCGTCGAGCCGATCTACACCTATGGCGACGATCCCGCCCGCCTGCGCGCTTTCGTCCTCCAGCGCGAATGGCGGCACGGCCCCCCGGTCTATTCGGACATCAATTTCATCGTCCTCGGCATCGCTATCGAGCGCATCACCGGCAAGTCCCTGCGCGCATGGCCGCTCGGCAAGGGCCTGACCTTCGGCCCGCCCCCCGGCCCCGCCGTCGCCACCGAATATTGCAGCTGGCGCGGACGCATCCTCAAGGGCGAGGTCCATGACGAGAATTGCTTCGCGCTGGGCGGCGACACCGGCCATGCCGGGCTGTTCGGCACGGTGGCCGGCGTCCTCGATTTCGCCCAGGGGCTACTGAACGGCACCGGCGCCAGCGCCGCGATGCTCGAAGCGATCCGCACCCCCCAATATGATCACCGCACCTGCGGCTGGGAGCGTAAATTCCCCGGCTGGTCGGGCGGCCAGGCGTGCTCCGCCGAGACCATCGGCCACACCGGCTTCACCGGCACCGGCCTGTGGATCGATTTCGAGCGTGGCCTCGCCTGGACTTTGCTCACCAACCGCGTCCACCCTACCCGTCATTTCGACAGCGGCATCTTCCAGCTGCGCCCGGCGACTGGCGACGCGGTGATTGCGGCCTTCGATGCGGCATAG
- a CDS encoding dipeptidase, translated as MISLLALSLALAAPQDDPVTPADRLAHDQMLVLDTHLDTPELFEHPGWDFARWHDRDFDKSQVDIPRMEQGGLDGGFFVIYTGQGPLTPEGYARARNAALVRANWIQKVVAAHPDKLAFATTAADAARIAKTGKRIVYQSIENSYPLGEDLSLLGYFYDLGVRMASPAHFRNSQFADSATDKVKAYGGFSPLGRQWLAEMNRLGMVVDVSHSSDDVFDQALAWSKTPIIASHSGPKAIYDHPRNLDDARMKKLAAAGGVLQINSVYLVAGDSNKARSAVQNRQDDWWALSDADQRKLIADKAVADATDPYQGADFELFMKSLLHAIAVMGVDHVGIGADWDGGGGVRGFEDVTALPKVTARLRKEGFKDADIEKIWSGNVLRLLKAAEDYAAKNAAR; from the coding sequence ATGATCTCGTTGCTCGCCCTCAGCCTCGCCCTCGCCGCCCCCCAGGACGATCCCGTCACCCCCGCCGATCGCCTCGCCCATGATCAGATGCTGGTGCTCGACACCCATCTCGACACCCCCGAACTGTTCGAGCATCCCGGCTGGGACTTCGCCCGCTGGCACGACCGCGACTTCGACAAGAGCCAGGTCGATATCCCGCGCATGGAACAGGGCGGCCTGGATGGCGGCTTCTTCGTGATCTACACGGGGCAAGGCCCGTTGACGCCCGAAGGCTATGCCAGGGCCCGCAACGCCGCGCTGGTCCGCGCCAACTGGATCCAGAAGGTCGTCGCCGCCCATCCCGACAAGCTCGCCTTCGCCACCACCGCCGCCGATGCCGCGCGCATCGCCAAGACCGGCAAGCGCATCGTCTATCAAAGCATCGAGAACAGCTATCCGCTGGGCGAAGACCTGAGCCTGCTCGGCTATTTCTACGATCTCGGCGTGCGCATGGCGAGCCCGGCGCACTTCCGAAACAGCCAGTTCGCCGATAGCGCGACCGACAAGGTCAAGGCCTATGGCGGCTTCTCGCCGCTCGGCAGGCAATGGCTGGCCGAGATGAACCGGCTCGGCATGGTCGTCGATGTCAGCCATTCTTCTGACGATGTCTTCGATCAGGCGCTGGCATGGTCCAAGACCCCGATCATCGCCTCACATTCGGGACCGAAGGCGATCTACGACCATCCCCGCAACCTCGACGATGCCCGCATGAAGAAGCTCGCCGCAGCCGGCGGCGTGCTCCAGATCAACAGCGTCTATCTGGTCGCCGGCGACAGCAACAAGGCGCGCAGCGCGGTCCAGAACCGTCAGGACGACTGGTGGGCGCTGTCGGACGCCGATCAGCGCAAGCTCATCGCCGACAAGGCCGTCGCCGATGCCACCGATCCCTATCAGGGCGCCGATTTCGAGCTGTTCATGAAGAGCCTGCTCCATGCCATCGCCGTGATGGGGGTCGATCATGTCGGCATCGGCGCCGATTGGGATGGCGGCGGCGGCGTCCGCGGCTTCGAGGATGTCACTGCTCTCCCCAAGGTCACCGCGCGCCTGCGCAAGGAAGGCTTCAAGGACGCCGACATCGAGAAGATCTGGAGCGGCAACGTGCTGCGTTTGCTCAAGGCTGCGGAGGATTACGCGGCGAAGAACGCAGCCAGATAG
- a CDS encoding dicarboxylate/amino acid:cation symporter, with protein MHVLRMWFGIALWKRVLAALALGLVFALVWPSAAPSVMFMGDLFVRAIRMLVAPIVLVTIASGITALADPKRLGSLGGRTIGLFAFTTAIAVSVGMLVATLVQPGVGAPLGTAAPHALGEAVTPYQQLIGIIPLNIFDALAKGDMLALIFVAILIGVGTVVAGEAGKPFANTLQSLSEVLLKVVGIVMEATPFGVFALIANAVAANGAAVFVNVGWLALAVVLGSLIQIVVVHSLILRLLAKLPLLPFFRGIVDALVVAFSTASSSATLPVAMRVSEKNLGVGRSIFSTVLPLGASIGKDGTAMYVGLLSMFALQAFGVPLTPQVYGMVLLTGALAAFGTAPVPSASLFMLAAVLSAVGVSPEQTALVVGFVLPFDRLLDMTRTVPSACANLTVATTVARWEGELDEAIYRSADDD; from the coding sequence ATGCACGTGCTGAGGATGTGGTTCGGGATCGCGCTGTGGAAGCGGGTGCTCGCGGCGCTGGCGCTGGGGCTGGTGTTCGCGCTGGTCTGGCCCTCGGCCGCGCCGTCCGTGATGTTCATGGGCGATCTGTTCGTCCGGGCGATCCGCATGCTGGTCGCGCCGATCGTGCTGGTGACGATCGCGTCCGGGATTACCGCATTGGCCGATCCCAAGCGCCTCGGCAGCCTGGGCGGGCGGACGATCGGGCTGTTCGCTTTCACCACCGCGATCGCGGTGTCGGTAGGCATGCTGGTGGCGACGCTCGTCCAGCCCGGCGTCGGCGCGCCGCTCGGCACCGCCGCGCCGCATGCGCTGGGCGAGGCGGTTACGCCGTACCAGCAGCTGATTGGGATCATCCCGCTCAACATCTTCGACGCGCTGGCCAAGGGCGACATGCTCGCTCTGATCTTCGTCGCGATCCTGATCGGCGTCGGCACCGTTGTCGCCGGCGAAGCGGGCAAGCCGTTCGCGAACACGCTGCAATCGCTGTCGGAAGTGCTGCTCAAGGTCGTCGGCATCGTCATGGAAGCGACGCCGTTTGGCGTATTCGCGCTGATCGCCAATGCGGTGGCGGCGAACGGCGCGGCGGTGTTCGTCAATGTCGGCTGGCTGGCGCTGGCGGTGGTGCTGGGTTCGCTGATCCAGATCGTCGTGGTCCACAGCCTGATCCTGCGGCTGCTCGCCAAGCTGCCGCTGCTGCCGTTCTTTCGCGGTATCGTCGATGCGCTGGTGGTGGCGTTCTCGACCGCGTCCAGCTCGGCGACGCTGCCGGTGGCGATGCGCGTGTCGGAAAAGAATCTCGGCGTCGGCCGCTCGATCTTCTCGACGGTGCTGCCGCTCGGCGCGAGCATCGGCAAGGACGGAACGGCGATGTATGTCGGCCTGCTCAGCATGTTCGCGCTGCAGGCGTTCGGGGTGCCGCTGACGCCGCAAGTCTATGGGATGGTGCTGCTGACCGGCGCGCTCGCCGCGTTCGGCACCGCGCCGGTGCCTTCCGCCTCGCTGTTCATGCTCGCCGCGGTGCTGTCCGCAGTCGGCGTCTCGCCCGAGCAGACCGCGCTGGTGGTCGGCTTCGTATTGCCGTTCGACCGGCTGCTCGACATGACCCGCACCGTGCCCAGCGCCTGCGCCAATCTGACCGTCGCGACGACCGTCGCACGCTGGGAAGGCGAGCTCGACGAAGCCATATACCGTTCAGCCGACGACGACTAA